Proteins encoded by one window of Simiduia curdlanivorans:
- a CDS encoding DUF368 domain-containing protein, translating to MNAIIRRFLPIYLKGMAMGAADVVPGVSGGTVAFVTGIYDEFLNSLQSIRPSTLKLLFTEGPASAWRAINGNFLIAVIAGIATSLFTFAGIISYCLATYPLLVWSLFFGLIFASSVYMYRQLESRGWPQIIGLLVGLLIAWGISIVRPTEFPPYDWMLFFAGALAICAMILPGISGSFILLLIGAYPLFLHALKTPDFVMLGYFIGGCVVGLLLFSHVLGWLLSRFRALTLSVLTGFLFGSLSVIWPWKHVLETRVNSKGATVPFIQENVLPLQFETLTGADSQWPLCLLAAILGCILVFGIEWVAKQVERKSS from the coding sequence ATGAACGCGATAATTCGACGGTTTTTGCCTATTTATTTGAAAGGCATGGCAATGGGGGCCGCGGATGTCGTTCCGGGTGTTTCCGGTGGCACGGTGGCGTTTGTAACGGGGATTTACGACGAGTTTCTAAACTCACTGCAAAGTATTCGACCTTCGACATTGAAGCTGCTCTTTACTGAGGGACCGGCGAGTGCTTGGCGGGCCATCAATGGTAATTTTTTGATCGCGGTTATTGCGGGTATTGCCACCAGCTTGTTTACCTTTGCCGGCATTATCAGTTACTGCTTGGCCACTTACCCACTACTCGTGTGGTCGCTATTTTTTGGTTTGATTTTCGCATCCTCCGTTTACATGTATCGTCAGCTCGAAAGCCGTGGTTGGCCGCAAATTATCGGTTTGCTCGTCGGTTTACTGATTGCCTGGGGGATTAGTATCGTTCGGCCAACCGAATTCCCCCCCTATGATTGGATGTTGTTTTTCGCCGGCGCGCTGGCAATCTGCGCGATGATTTTACCGGGTATTTCGGGCAGCTTTATTTTATTGCTCATAGGCGCCTACCCACTGTTTTTACATGCGCTGAAAACACCTGACTTTGTTATGTTGGGTTATTTTATCGGCGGCTGTGTGGTTGGCCTTCTGCTGTTCTCCCATGTGTTGGGTTGGCTCTTGTCGCGATTCCGAGCGCTCACCTTATCGGTGTTAACGGGCTTTTTGTTTGGCTCGCTCAGTGTTATCTGGCCGTGGAAGCACGTGCTGGAGACGCGGGTTAATAGCAAAGGCGCGACAGTGCCTTTTATCCAAGAAAATGTGCTGCCACTACAATTTGAAACCTTGACCGGCGCTGATTCTCAGTGGCCGCTTTGCCTTTTAGCGGCAATATTGGGTTGTATACTGGTATTTGGCATTGAATGGGTGGCCAAGCAGGTGGAACGTAAGTCCTCTTGA
- a CDS encoding VacB/RNase II family 3'-5' exoribonuclease codes for MLDISALQQLSQLKQTIRDNRDIATGTVRGTQSRFGFLHLDDGRDAFLAPEQMDRVLPGDRVEALISEVNDGKQSGKFEASLEKLIESPLTQFVGKYVVRGQGHFVAPDLPQLSRWIFLPPKARKHAAPGDYLLCSIQQHPFHSQGKAQASIDINLGSDSSAGIETKYMCAKFDIPFNATQLHTENNLEAQRIHQAFTNTKADDEGWTDLTELHFVTIDSANTQDMDDAIHIDNADNGETIIRVAIAQPSSLIPDTSNILTTAHQLANTLYFPGNHQMMLPEILSHQSLSLMEGAVRRALVVQMQFDPTGAMGEVTFERANIQSKGRLNYQQVANYLLGTKDALSPDHHACIDALFQWSAIRREWRAVNTLIMDDRPDYEFELTEAQKIAKIHILARTQAHQIVEEAMLAANIAAGELFAREKLPGIYSTHAGPKPERLETLQQMLAGQPEAALDPTTLEGYLALVKGLESRGEQRLLSNFRRQLQPGQLRFEAEPHLGLGFKHYATITSPIRRYHDLHNQQVICAWLANQNCSSASTELAAELQLAISKGRQAVKQAESWLVCQYLQNFIGQTFSGQISMVNSAGVGVRLDANGAEGFVLVRNRECKPAFDPIALTLTLNDAEGAETVLHLDANVTVKLDSIESDTRKLHFSLVS; via the coding sequence ATGCTTGATATATCAGCCCTGCAGCAATTATCGCAGCTGAAACAAACCATTCGCGACAACCGAGACATAGCCACAGGCACAGTTCGAGGCACGCAATCGCGCTTTGGTTTTTTGCATTTGGATGACGGGCGAGATGCATTCTTAGCGCCAGAGCAAATGGACCGAGTGCTGCCCGGCGATCGGGTTGAAGCGCTCATTAGCGAAGTAAACGACGGCAAACAATCCGGTAAATTCGAGGCTAGCCTTGAAAAGCTTATCGAGTCGCCACTGACACAATTTGTTGGCAAATACGTGGTGCGTGGCCAGGGCCATTTTGTCGCGCCGGATCTGCCGCAGCTCAGCCGCTGGATTTTTTTACCGCCAAAGGCGCGCAAGCATGCAGCGCCTGGCGACTATTTACTCTGCAGCATCCAGCAACACCCGTTTCACAGCCAAGGTAAAGCGCAGGCTAGTATCGACATCAACTTAGGTTCAGATAGCAGCGCCGGCATCGAAACTAAATATATGTGCGCGAAATTTGATATTCCTTTTAATGCAACCCAATTGCATACAGAAAATAATCTTGAAGCGCAGCGCATTCATCAAGCCTTCACCAACACCAAAGCCGATGATGAAGGCTGGACAGATCTAACTGAGCTGCATTTCGTCACCATTGATTCCGCCAATACCCAAGACATGGATGACGCCATCCACATAGATAATGCCGATAATGGCGAAACCATTATTCGAGTGGCCATCGCCCAGCCCAGCAGTTTAATTCCCGACACCAGCAACATTTTAACGACCGCCCACCAACTCGCAAACACACTCTACTTCCCCGGCAATCATCAAATGATGCTACCGGAAATATTGTCGCACCAAAGCCTATCGCTGATGGAGGGTGCGGTGCGTCGCGCGCTAGTCGTACAGATGCAGTTCGACCCAACCGGTGCCATGGGTGAGGTCACGTTTGAGCGCGCTAATATCCAGTCGAAAGGCAGATTGAACTACCAACAGGTTGCCAATTACTTACTCGGCACCAAAGACGCGCTTAGCCCAGACCATCATGCTTGTATCGATGCACTCTTTCAGTGGAGCGCAATTAGGCGCGAGTGGCGAGCGGTTAACACCCTCATCATGGATGATCGTCCCGACTATGAATTCGAACTCACCGAGGCGCAGAAAATTGCCAAGATCCATATTCTTGCCCGCACCCAAGCGCATCAAATTGTCGAAGAAGCCATGCTAGCCGCCAACATCGCCGCCGGAGAGTTATTTGCGCGCGAAAAATTGCCCGGTATTTATTCTACGCACGCAGGCCCAAAGCCCGAGCGGCTGGAAACACTGCAGCAAATGCTTGCCGGACAGCCTGAAGCCGCTTTAGATCCAACCACTTTAGAAGGTTACCTAGCGCTGGTTAAAGGCCTTGAGTCGAGAGGCGAACAGCGCTTGCTGTCGAACTTTCGGCGCCAGCTGCAACCCGGCCAATTACGCTTCGAGGCAGAGCCCCACCTCGGCTTGGGCTTCAAGCATTACGCCACTATTACCTCACCCATTCGCCGCTATCACGACCTGCATAACCAGCAGGTCATTTGCGCATGGCTGGCAAACCAAAATTGCAGCAGCGCCTCGACCGAGCTAGCCGCCGAATTGCAACTCGCCATTAGCAAAGGTCGGCAAGCGGTAAAGCAAGCGGAGAGCTGGCTGGTGTGCCAATACTTACAGAACTTTATCGGCCAGACATTTAGCGGCCAAATAAGCATGGTGAACAGTGCCGGGGTTGGCGTTCGCCTCGATGCCAACGGCGCCGAAGGCTTCGTACTGGTGAGAAATCGCGAGTGCAAACCGGCCTTTGACCCGATCGCGCTGACGTTAACCCTGAACGACGCCGAGGGCGCTGAAACTGTGTTGCACCTAGATGCCAATGTCACCGTGAAACTCGACTCTATTGAGAGCGATACGCGGAAATTACATTTTTCACTGGTTAGCTAA
- the truD gene encoding tRNA pseudouridine(13) synthase TruD yields MSEPNTFSIDFPFAYGKPAVSAKFRVECEDFVVNEILGFEASGEGEHVLLEVLKRDDNTPWVAKQVARIAGVKPMDVGYCGLKDRRAVTRQWFSVYLPKPKAIDWRQLNCETIQYLTHKQHNKKLRRGEHAANQFIIRLRDVQGDVDDIEQRLVAIKNQGVPNYFGEQRFGREQANLHQVDELFARKVRTKNQQQKGMVLSAARSWLFNQVLAARVTRADWQALLAGEPEQVASGPLWGRGRNLATEALGQLEADVLLPWQAWCDGLEHAGLSQERRALVQSPLDLVWRWEGPHLVLEFSLAPGQFATSLLREVAGLELLEE; encoded by the coding sequence GTGAGTGAGCCTAATACGTTTTCCATTGACTTCCCCTTTGCCTACGGCAAGCCTGCTGTTAGCGCCAAGTTTCGTGTCGAGTGCGAAGATTTCGTGGTCAATGAAATCTTAGGCTTCGAAGCGTCGGGCGAGGGCGAGCACGTGTTATTGGAAGTGTTAAAGCGCGACGACAACACGCCTTGGGTGGCCAAGCAAGTTGCGCGTATTGCAGGCGTGAAGCCAATGGATGTCGGCTACTGTGGGCTGAAAGACCGTCGCGCCGTTACCCGGCAATGGTTCAGTGTGTACCTGCCCAAGCCAAAAGCGATCGATTGGCGTCAGCTGAATTGCGAAACCATCCAATATTTGACACACAAACAACACAATAAAAAGTTGCGCAGGGGCGAGCACGCCGCGAACCAATTTATTATTCGCCTGCGCGATGTTCAGGGCGATGTCGACGACATTGAGCAGCGCTTAGTTGCTATTAAAAACCAGGGCGTGCCCAACTATTTTGGTGAGCAGCGCTTTGGGCGCGAGCAGGCGAACCTGCATCAAGTTGATGAGTTATTTGCTCGCAAGGTGCGCACAAAAAATCAGCAGCAAAAGGGTATGGTTTTATCGGCTGCCCGCAGTTGGCTATTTAATCAAGTCTTGGCCGCAAGAGTGACGCGCGCCGATTGGCAGGCCTTGCTTGCCGGCGAGCCGGAACAAGTTGCCAGCGGTCCGCTGTGGGGCCGTGGCCGCAACCTAGCAACAGAAGCCTTGGGCCAACTCGAGGCGGATGTTTTGCTGCCTTGGCAGGCCTGGTGTGATGGCTTGGAGCATGCGGGGTTGAGTCAAGAGCGTCGCGCCCTAGTGCAATCTCCGCTCGATCTTGTCTGGCGCTGGGAGGGGCCGCACTTAGTGCTTGAATTCAGTTTGGCACCGGGTCAGTTTGCCACTTCGCTGCTCCGCGAGGTCGCCGGCTTAGAGCTGTTAGAAGAATAA
- a CDS encoding protein-L-isoaspartate(D-aspartate) O-methyltransferase has translation MTSQRTRERLIQRLMEQGVTNEQVLDIIRNTPRHIFLDEALSHRAYEDSSLPIGFGQTLSQPYIVARMTELLIGASGKLDKVLEIGTGSGYQTVVLAQLVKQLYSVERIKPLQDKARDRLKTLGLRNVFLKHADGGFGWPEKGPYDAILSAAAPRVVPESLKQQLAPGGVLVIPVGGEQQELQLIMRDGDSNTFVTRSIEPVKFVPLLSGTTR, from the coding sequence ATGACCTCTCAGCGCACCCGCGAGCGCCTGATTCAGCGGCTGATGGAGCAGGGCGTTACCAATGAGCAGGTGCTCGATATTATTCGCAACACACCGCGCCATATTTTTCTAGATGAGGCCTTGTCTCATCGCGCCTACGAAGACTCTTCACTCCCTATCGGTTTTGGTCAGACTTTATCTCAACCCTACATCGTCGCGCGTATGACAGAGCTGTTAATCGGCGCCTCGGGTAAGTTGGATAAAGTGCTGGAAATAGGCACTGGCTCTGGCTATCAAACCGTGGTGCTGGCGCAACTGGTTAAGCAGCTATACAGCGTTGAACGCATTAAACCACTGCAGGATAAAGCTCGCGATCGGCTCAAGACGTTGGGTTTACGCAATGTGTTTTTGAAGCATGCCGATGGCGGCTTCGGTTGGCCAGAGAAAGGGCCCTACGACGCAATTTTAAGTGCTGCGGCACCGAGAGTGGTACCTGAAAGCCTCAAGCAACAGCTGGCACCGGGCGGCGTTCTAGTCATTCCGGTGGGCGGCGAGCAACAAGAACTACAACTAATTATGCGCGATGGCGATTCAAATACCTTCGTCACCCGCAGCATCGAACCGGTAAAATTTGTGCCTTTATTGTCTGGCACAACCCGCTAA
- a CDS encoding crotonase/enoyl-CoA hydratase family protein gives MHPLQTELADMAALSLKIEGAVAHLVLNRPEALNTLNTAFWQELPKALRAIGATADIRALIISSTGKHFTAGMDLNVFAGLNGPEFQLEASRRAEMIRRWVLELQACFNLLEEIRIPVLMAVQGGCIGGGIDMIAAADCRYATEDAFFTIKEIDLAMTADLGTLQRLPTLMPQGVVRELAYTGRKFNAQEAMRHGLINEVYSDHDTMIESVMAIAQTIAGHSPMAIHGTKEMLNYARDNTVAEGLRYAATWQSGMFHAHEVLEAMSASFEKRAPVFENLQPNIAKITR, from the coding sequence ATGCACCCCTTACAGACCGAGCTTGCCGATATGGCGGCACTATCGTTAAAAATTGAAGGCGCGGTGGCGCACTTGGTGTTGAATCGGCCGGAGGCCCTTAACACCCTCAATACGGCGTTTTGGCAGGAGCTGCCCAAGGCATTGCGTGCCATCGGCGCCACGGCGGATATTCGCGCCTTAATCATTTCCTCGACCGGTAAGCACTTTACCGCGGGCATGGACTTAAACGTTTTTGCCGGCCTTAACGGCCCTGAATTTCAGCTAGAGGCCTCGCGTCGGGCCGAAATGATTCGACGCTGGGTGCTCGAGCTGCAAGCCTGCTTTAACTTGCTTGAAGAGATTCGCATACCCGTGCTCATGGCCGTTCAAGGCGGTTGTATCGGCGGCGGTATCGACATGATCGCCGCGGCTGACTGTCGTTACGCGACAGAAGATGCCTTTTTTACCATCAAAGAAATCGATTTGGCGATGACGGCCGATCTCGGCACCTTGCAGCGCCTGCCCACTCTGATGCCTCAGGGCGTGGTGCGAGAGCTGGCCTATACCGGGCGAAAATTTAACGCCCAAGAGGCCATGCGTCACGGCTTAATCAACGAAGTCTATAGCGATCACGACACCATGATCGAGTCTGTGATGGCCATTGCGCAAACCATTGCGGGGCACTCTCCCATGGCCATACATGGCACCAAAGAAATGTTGAATTATGCGCGCGATAATACCGTGGCAGAGGGATTGCGCTATGCCGCTACTTGGCAGAGCGGCATGTTCCATGCGCACGAAGTGCTCGAGGCCATGAGTGCTAGCTTCGAAAAACGTGCGCCCGTGTTTGAAAACTTACAACCCAATATTGCAAAAATAACCCGCTAG
- a CDS encoding TetR/AcrR family transcriptional regulator: protein MNKASTKDSRPYHHGDLRQSLLQEAAKLLASEGIDSLSLRRLADKVGVSRTALYHHFKDKHALLCAIAAEGFAELESIMAGLGQQSDLSPAQRYGLFARNYLNYATQNPARYGLMFGHTLWRQNLADDSLKGVAYQSFKQHLNAVKAWQAMGILPHDQDSLRLTQVTWGTLHGLAQLVIDGVYADSNHLDEICQCVGELFSRA, encoded by the coding sequence ATGAATAAAGCATCCACGAAAGACTCTCGCCCCTATCACCACGGCGACCTGCGCCAAAGCCTGTTGCAAGAGGCTGCCAAGCTATTGGCGAGTGAGGGCATCGATAGCCTTAGCCTAAGAAGGCTAGCAGATAAGGTGGGCGTATCTCGAACCGCCCTGTATCACCACTTTAAGGATAAGCATGCGCTGCTGTGTGCCATTGCCGCCGAAGGCTTTGCCGAGCTCGAGTCCATCATGGCGGGCCTCGGCCAGCAAAGCGACCTATCCCCAGCACAGCGCTACGGGCTATTTGCCCGAAACTACCTCAACTACGCGACACAAAATCCCGCCCGCTATGGCTTGATGTTTGGCCATACCCTCTGGCGCCAAAATTTGGCCGATGACAGCCTGAAGGGCGTGGCCTATCAATCTTTCAAACAACACTTGAACGCCGTTAAAGCCTGGCAAGCAATGGGTATTCTGCCGCACGACCAAGACAGCTTGAGGCTCACGCAAGTGACTTGGGGCACCTTACACGGCCTCGCCCAACTGGTTATCGACGGTGTCTACGCCGATTCAAACCATCTCGATGAAATATGCCAGTGCGTCGGCGAGCTATTTAGCAGAGCTTAG
- a CDS encoding peptidoglycan DD-metalloendopeptidase family protein has product MAPVSDRTSPSYTNAPQYHLVQKGDTLYSIAWRYGVDYKELSARNGISKGYIIYPGQKIYLNTSNPKVTTKSPGVKKPSQATSRTTVAKTPMPTSAKPPVAQATYNHFTWQWPARGRIIRNYSPKSGLNKGIDIEGRLGEPVLSAAPGTVVYSGDGLRGYGKLLIIKHNDTFLSAYAHNHKLLVKEGESVKGNQKIAEIGSSGTDTTKLHFEIRREGKPVDPLQYLPKR; this is encoded by the coding sequence ATGGCACCCGTTAGCGATAGAACCAGCCCTTCCTACACCAACGCGCCGCAATACCATCTGGTTCAAAAAGGCGACACTCTCTACTCGATCGCCTGGCGCTATGGTGTTGATTATAAAGAACTTTCTGCCAGAAACGGTATTTCAAAAGGGTACATTATTTATCCGGGGCAAAAAATCTACCTAAATACCAGTAATCCGAAGGTGACTACTAAGTCACCAGGTGTCAAAAAACCGTCGCAGGCCACTTCACGAACCACAGTGGCCAAAACACCTATGCCTACCAGCGCCAAGCCACCAGTCGCTCAGGCAACTTATAACCATTTCACTTGGCAGTGGCCAGCGCGAGGGAGAATCATTCGCAATTACTCGCCAAAAAGTGGCTTGAATAAGGGGATTGATATTGAAGGGCGTTTAGGAGAGCCTGTGCTTTCCGCTGCACCGGGAACGGTGGTGTATTCGGGGGACGGTTTAAGGGGTTATGGGAAGCTCCTCATTATTAAACACAATGACACCTTCCTAAGTGCCTACGCACATAACCATAAGTTATTAGTAAAAGAAGGAGAAAGTGTTAAAGGCAATCAGAAAATTGCCGAAATAGGGTCAAGTGGTACTGATACCACTAAGCTGCACTTCGAAATACGACGCGAAGGAAAACCGGTGGATCCACTGCAGTATTTACCTAAACGGTAG
- the rpoS gene encoding RNA polymerase sigma factor RpoS, which produces MAVQNNRDIESYGNDDVLVHGADELLKTKHKDSKSDKTRLTSAFEEAGTYQKTLDATQLYLNEIGFSPLLSAEEEVYFSRKALKGDESARKRMIESNLRLVVKIARRYVNRGLALLDLIEEGNLGLIRAVEKFDPERGFRFSTYATWWIRQTIERAIMNQTRTIRLPIHVVKELNVYLRAARELTQKLDHEPTPDEIAALLEKPVADVERMLKLNERVTSMDVPMGPSSDKALVDSIPDQQESDPVMLLQDTDLHDSLDGWLCELTEKQREVIARRFGLRGFETSTLEEVGREIGLTRERVRQIQVEALKRLRDILEKQGLDGDALFGAA; this is translated from the coding sequence ATGGCAGTACAAAATAACAGGGACATTGAATCCTACGGAAATGATGACGTTCTGGTGCATGGGGCAGATGAGTTATTAAAGACCAAGCACAAAGACAGTAAAAGCGACAAGACACGTTTAACCAGTGCCTTCGAAGAGGCTGGTACCTACCAAAAAACGCTAGATGCAACGCAGCTATACCTCAATGAAATAGGCTTTTCCCCGCTCTTATCGGCGGAAGAAGAAGTCTATTTTTCTCGCAAAGCCCTGAAGGGCGATGAAAGTGCTCGAAAGCGTATGATCGAGAGCAACCTACGTTTGGTTGTTAAGATTGCGCGTCGCTACGTTAATCGTGGTTTAGCACTGTTAGATTTAATTGAAGAAGGCAATTTAGGCTTGATTCGGGCCGTGGAAAAATTTGACCCCGAAAGAGGGTTTCGCTTTTCTACCTACGCGACCTGGTGGATTCGTCAGACCATCGAGCGCGCCATCATGAATCAAACTCGCACCATTCGCTTACCCATTCATGTGGTGAAGGAGCTCAATGTCTACTTGCGCGCAGCGCGCGAGCTTACACAGAAGCTAGATCACGAGCCCACGCCCGATGAAATTGCCGCGTTACTAGAGAAGCCTGTGGCCGATGTAGAGCGCATGCTGAAGCTGAATGAGCGCGTAACGTCAATGGACGTACCCATGGGGCCGTCGTCTGACAAAGCGTTAGTCGACTCAATTCCCGATCAACAAGAATCTGATCCAGTGATGTTGTTGCAGGATACGGATTTGCACGACAGCCTCGACGGCTGGTTGTGCGAGTTGACCGAGAAGCAGCGCGAAGTTATCGCAAGGCGTTTTGGCTTGCGCGGCTTTGAAACCAGCACCCTTGAAGAAGTGGGGCGCGAAATTGGCTTAACTCGCGAGCGAGTACGTCAAATTCAGGTTGAAGCGCTCAAGCGCTTGCGCGATATTTTGGAAAAGCAAGGTCTTGATGGCGACGCACTTTTTGGTGCTGCATAG